A single region of the Kwoniella botswanensis chromosome 1, complete sequence genome encodes:
- a CDS encoding ubiquitin-like protein-NEDD8-like protein RUB3 yields the protein MIVKVKTLTGKEVDIDVQPDMTINKVKERVEEKAGIPPVQQRLIFGGKAMADDKAIQDYKINAGAVIHLVLALRGGR from the exons atgATCGTTAAAGTGAAG ACTCTTACGggtaaagag GTCGATATCGATGTTCAACCAGATATGACC ATCAACAAAGTGAAAGAGCGAGTAGAGGAGAAAGCAGGCATCCCACCTGTTCAACAACGTCTGATCTTCGGTGGTAAAGCCAT GGCCGATGATAAAGCTATTCAAGATTACAAGATTAACGCAGGGGCTGTCATCCATTTGGTACTCGCTTTGAGAGGTGGTCGATGA
- a CDS encoding amino-acid acetyltransferase, mitochondrial, giving the protein MKAPIQSILTPVRNHALAGIRRKGKFSPSLIHRSFKHDSQGLTDIAAEDNDFILSILQASPSVRDSRSYLSSFAPPPSTTNDIPPPGSTSSETQPKEENQLVNSLLNPIIRRPALVKIQGPFTDAQLDSICRGMAYLQKLGLVSVIVVDRDDLPPNEPKDKFELQRQRAIVRHEVERVVHFLTRHRAIARPIFSTVARIHEVDQTDPKEKEKMKVVIEEEGLDHVRRAVQEGEIPVLLPVALDEGCKSTRIQSNRVLLALAKSMSTSTSTSTSTGNSNYDLTPLRLLIINKEGGIPSYARQGLPHLSINLSSEYTYINRTFQPEWKESHPTALANLNLANGCLEYMPKESSALIVSHRSPSSMIANLITNKPKHSASLPHSLLQGITRDTPTIIRKGLPVRVLRSMEEVNIPKLTNLLETSFKKKLNHEQFYGRLKNDLDFVIVVGDYAGAAIVTMEGRDDLETNKEPICYLDKFAVNPLHQGDGTVDFLWVALRDETYGLGLLDASNPSIGSLRGVGTGKDLVWRSRSDNPINKWYFERSNGFKTTNDGKWKVFWCDAEQRLKSLWREREFGGGRLVKVVEDEEKERVEWWEDKIGKIPSAWK; this is encoded by the exons ATGAAAGCACCTATACAAAGCATTCTCACACCAGTGAGAAATCATGCTTTGGCGGGTAtaaggaggaaagggaaatttTCACCTAGTCTAATT CACCGCAGCTTCAAACATGATTCCCAAGGTCTCACAGATATAGCTGCAGAGGATAAT GACTTTATCCTCTCGATCCTTCAAGCATCACCCTCCGTCCGAGATTCCCGTTCTTACCTATCCTCAtttgctcctcctccttcaacgACCAATGACATTCCTCCTCCCGGAAGTACATCAAGCGAGACCCAGCCTAAAGAAGAGAACCAACTTGTCAATTCTCTCCTTAACCCCATCATCCGTCGACCTGCACTAGTCAAAATCCAAGGACCATTTACGGACGCCCAATTAGATTCCATATGTAGAGGTATGGCTTACCTTCAGAAATTGGGTCTGGTCAGTGTGATAGTGGTAGACAGAGATGATTTACCTCCTAATGAACCTAAAGACAAATTCGAATTACAAAGACAACGTGCGATTGTCAGACACGAAGTGGAGAGGGTCGTTCATTTCTTGACTAGACATCGAGCCATTGCTAGACCAATATTCTCAACTGTAGCTAGAATTCATGAAGTGGATCAGACGGATccgaaagagaaagaaaagatgaaagtggtaattgaagaagaaggattagaTCATGTTAGAAGAGCAgttcaagaaggtgaaatacCAGTTTTACTCCCTGTAGCATTGGATGAAGGATGTAAATCAACTAGAATACAGAGTAATAGAGTCCTATTAGCTTTGGCCAAATCAATgtcaacatcaacttcaacttcaacatcaacggGCAATTCGAATTATGATTTAACGCCATTGAGATTATTGATTATCAAtaaagaaggtggtataCCATCATATGCAAGACAGGGTTTACCTCATTTATCGATCAACCTTTCATCcgaatatacatatataaatCGAACTTTTCAACCtgaatggaaagaaagtcATCCAACGGCTTTGGCAAATTTAAATCTAGCAAATGGATGTTTAGAATATATGCCTAAagaatcatcagcattgatagtatctcatcgatcaccttcatcgatgATAGCTAATCTGATAACCAATAAACCTAAGCATTCTGCATCGCTTCCACATTCTTTGTTACAAGGTATAACCAGAGATACACCTACGATTATTAGAAAAGGTTTACCAGTCAGGGTACTTAGATcgatggaagaagtgaaTATACCCAAATTGACCAATTTACTGGAAACTAGTTTCAAAAAGAAACTTAACCACGAACAATTTTACGGAAGATTGAAAAACGATTTGGATTTCGTGATCGTTGTTGGTGATTATGCTGGTGCGGCCATTGTAacgatggaaggaagagatgactTGGAAACAAATAAAGAACCAATATGTTATCTGGATAAATTCGCCGTTAATCCATTACATCAAGGTGATGGTACGGTAGATTTCCTGTGGGTGGCTTTGAGGGATGAAACGTATGGTCTGGGTTTGTTAGATGCTTCCAATCCTTCTATAGGTTCGCTTAGGGGTGTAGGAACGGGAAAGGACTTGGTATGGAGGAGTCGATCGGATAACCCAATAAACAAGTGGTATTTCGAAAGATCCAATGGATTCAAGACGACAAATGATGGGAAATGGAAGGTGTTCTGGTGTGATGCCGAACAGCGTTTGAAGAGTTTATGGAGAGAAAGGGAGTTTGGTGGCGGAAGGTTGGTCAAGGTcgtggaagatgaagagaaagagagagtgGAGTGGTGGGAAGATAAAATTGGGAAAATACCTTCTGCTTGGAAGTGA
- a CDS encoding argininosuccinate lyase — translation MSSEQDFTKRKLWGGRFTGSTDPLMHEFNQSLKYDKRMYAADVKGSIAFSKALLKAGIVNEKEQKEIERGLKVVEGEWAEGKFAIQPDDEDIHTANERRLSEIIGKDIGGKLHTGRSRNDQVATDMRIWLMDESAQVEQYLKDLLNVMVSRAEKEVDAIMPGYTHLQRAQPVRWSHLLLSHAQSFLSDLDRLRQLQPRISVLPLGSAALAGNPYSLDRELLRKELGFQSIGENSMHAVADRDFIVEWLQWASLLQIHMSRMAEDLIIYSSAEFGFVQLSDAYSTGSSIMPQKKNPDSLELLRGKAGRTFGQMAGFMMSLKGVPSTYNKDLQEDKEPLFDAVDTISAALRIAEGVIATLTINPTKMSQALTMDMLATDIADYLVRKGVPFRETHHISGRSVALAEQQKIQISDLTMEQWKELSEHFTDDVMDVFDFENSVEKRNAIGGPARSMIKRQVDIARERIGN, via the exons ATGTCTTCAGAACAAGATTTTACCAAGAGGAAATTATGGGG AGGTCGATTCACAGGATCAACCGACCCATT AATGCACGAATTCAATCAGTCTCTCAAATACGATAAACGAATGTACGCTGCCGACGTCAAAGGGTCAATTGCGTTCTCGAAAGCATTGTTGAAGGCTGGTATCGTGAATGAAAAGgaacagaaggagatcgagaGGGGTTTGAAGGTTGTCGAAGGTGAATGGGCTGAAggcaag TTCGCCATCCAGCCCGACGACGAAGATATCCACACCGCCAACGAGAGACGATTATCTGAAATTATCGGTAAAGATATTGGAGGTAAATTGCATACCGGTAGATCTAGGAATGACCAGGTTGCTACCGACATGAGAATCTGGCTC ATGGATGAATCCGCCCAAGTCGAACAATATCTCAAAGACCTCCTGAACGTCATGGTCTCCCGAGCTGAAAAAGAAGTCGACGCCATAATGCCAGGATATACCCATCTCCAACGAGCTCAACCAGTCCGATGGTCCCACTTACTCTTATCCCACGCTCAATCGTTTTTATCTGACTTGGATAGACTCAGACAACTCCAACCTCGTATCTCGGTCTTACCATTAGGTTCAGCAGCTTTGGCAGGTAACCCTTACTCCCTCGATAGGGAATTGCTCAGAAAGGAGTTAGGTTTCCAATCGATCGGTGAGAACTCAATGCACGCTGTAGCAGATAGAGACTTTATTGTGGAATGGTTACAATGGGCTAGTTTGTTGCAAATTCACATGTCGAGAATGGCGGAGGATTTGATCATCTACTCGTCGGCTGAATTTGGTTTCGTTCAATTGAGTGATGCTTATTC CAccggatcatccatcatgcCCCAAAAGAAGAACCCCGACTCCCTTGAATTGCTTCGAGGTAAAGCAGGACGAACCTTCGGTCAGATGGCTGGATTCATGATGTCCTTGAAAGGTGTACCATCAACTTATAACAAGGATTTGCAAGAGGATAAGGAACCATTGTTCGATGCTGTTGATACTATCTCTGCGGCGTTGAGAATAGCTGAGGGCGTGATTGCTACTTTGACT ATCAACCCTACCAAGATGTCCCAAGCTCTCACTATGGACATGCTAGCAACCGACATAGCAGATTACTTAGTCCGAAAGGGAGTACCATTCAGGGAGACACATCATATCTCCGGACGATCCGTCGCTTTGGCAGAACAGCAAAAAATCCAGATTTCAGATTTGACGATGGAACAATGGAAAGAGCTCAGTGAGCATTTCAcggatgatgtgatggacGTTTTCGATTTTGAGAATTCGGTGGAGAAACGAAATGCTATTGGTGGACCGGCtagatcgatgatcaagagacAGGTTGATATTGCCAGAGAGAGGATTGGGAACTAA